Below is a window of Candidatus Methanosuratincola sp. DNA.
GTGGGATGCTCCCAACAGCGGCGGCGTCGTGATAGATGTGATAAGGGCTGCCCGGATTGCGCTCGACAGGGGAGTCGCTGGAAGGCTCATAGGTCCCTCGGCGTTCGCATTCAAGCACCCACCGATCCAGATGCCTTATGAAGTGGCTAAGCAAGCATTCGAGGAGTTCATAGAAGGGAAGACGGAGAGGTAGATTGAAACAGAGTCTTCCAAGAACAGAGCCCCTCTTCCGAGGGGCTTAGCGTGGTCAAGTCACCGCATCATGCTCAGCATGATTTCCCATACGATTTATCGCTTGTAGGACAAATCTGCAAATCAGAACCACATAAGAGACCTTGCGTTCGAATAGGTGACCTGCTGGACATCCCTCCCCCCTATCCCAGACCTGTCGAGGTACTTAGCAGTCCTCAAAACGGCGAGCGGGTCGGACCGATCGTTCCCTAGACCGCTGTTGACAATTACCCCTTCAGGACCATGCTTCTCGACAACTTCCTTCACATCGCATGGGGTTAGTCTTCCCTTTTGCACTGTGAGTCCGGCATTGAAGCCCAACTCCCTTACCTTGGGCACAAGCTGTGGGGTCAGGTGGTCAACGACTATCCTGGATGGTTCCGCGTACTCTTCCTTGAGGATTCCCAAGAGCCTCTCAACTATAGCATCCTTGTTCTTCTGGGGCGTGTAGACTATCACCGGGCGGCCGTACTCGTTGGCTATGTGGAGCTGTTTGACAAGGACGTCCACTTCCTCCTCGCTGCCTGTCTCGAGACCGACTTCACCTAAAATGTTA
It encodes the following:
- a CDS encoding TatD family hydrolase, whose amino-acid sequence is MKCIDPHTHTYFRGPEDLELMSVSGVEGVVLCSYFPVQPTGASTVFDFFKFLAEEETARLASYGIDFRLAMGIHPRFIPKYELDLAVEHVLAIFDNDLANILGEVGLETGSEEEVDVLVKQLHIANEYGRPVIVYTPQKNKDAIVERLLGILKEEYAEPSRIVVDHLTPQLVPKVRELGFNAGLTVQKGRLTPCDVKEVVEKHGPEGVIVNSGLGNDRSDPLAVLRTAKYLDRSGIGGRDVQQVTYSNARSLMWF